From a single Gimesia fumaroli genomic region:
- the ndk gene encoding nucleoside-diphosphate kinase — protein sequence MALEQTLILIKPDAVQRRLAGTLLSRFENKGLKIVGLKMLQVTKELAAEHYAEHVEKPFYPLLEEFITAGPVVALVAEGPEAISVVRSMMGSTNGRESAPGTIRGDYGVSRQMNLVHGSDGPEAAAREIPIYFKPEELVSYESSLGDWVCADDEK from the coding sequence ATGGCACTCGAACAAACATTGATCCTGATTAAACCCGATGCGGTGCAGCGACGTCTGGCGGGCACCCTTTTATCCCGCTTTGAAAATAAAGGGTTGAAAATCGTCGGGCTCAAAATGCTGCAGGTCACCAAAGAATTAGCAGCCGAACATTATGCAGAACATGTGGAAAAACCATTCTACCCGCTGCTTGAAGAATTCATTACCGCAGGTCCCGTCGTCGCGCTTGTCGCAGAAGGCCCGGAAGCCATCTCTGTCGTGCGATCCATGATGGGTTCCACCAACGGTCGCGAATCCGCCCCCGGAACCATTCGTGGTGACTATGGAGTCAGCCGCCAGATGAATCTAGTTCACGGCAGTGACGGACCCGAAGCCGCTGCTCGCGAGATCCCCATCTACTTCAAGCCCGAAGAGCTGGTCAGCTACGAAAGCTCACTGGGTGACTGGGTTTGTGCCGACGACGAAAAGTA
- the carA gene encoding glutamine-hydrolyzing carbamoyl-phosphate synthase small subunit, whose protein sequence is MQKTAKLALADGSVFTGTAFGADGEVHGEVVFNTSMTGYQEILTDPSYCGQIVTMTYPQIGNYGIVPEDVESSGIALQGFIIRELCEIPSNYRATQTLDEYLKAAGVIGLQGIDTRALVRKIRTVGAMTGVLSTVDLDDESLVKKAQSSPQLVGQDLVSQVIPQSACEWEEGLSELAQSSSTHSFAGNTIDTLKENEGNTGCDYHIVAIDYGMKWNIARHLKQLGCKVTILPGNCTAQDVLDLNPDGVFLSNGPGDPEPLTYAIETIRGLLGKVPIFGICLGHQLLGLACGCKTFKLKFGHRGANQPVVNQDTGQVEITSQNHGFAIDPDSMPDEVEVTHINMNDNTVAGLRHKTYPAFSVQYHPEASAGPHDSHYLFQQFFESIKQAQVSS, encoded by the coding sequence ATGCAGAAAACAGCGAAGTTAGCCCTTGCCGATGGTAGTGTGTTCACAGGGACGGCTTTTGGTGCGGATGGAGAAGTCCACGGTGAAGTTGTGTTCAACACGAGCATGACCGGATACCAGGAAATCCTGACTGACCCCTCTTACTGCGGTCAAATCGTCACCATGACCTATCCGCAAATCGGCAACTACGGAATCGTACCGGAAGACGTCGAATCGTCGGGAATCGCTTTACAAGGCTTCATCATCCGTGAGCTTTGTGAAATCCCCAGCAATTATCGCGCGACACAAACTCTGGATGAATATCTCAAAGCAGCTGGCGTGATCGGCCTGCAAGGCATCGATACCCGCGCACTGGTCCGGAAAATCCGCACTGTTGGCGCCATGACTGGAGTTCTCTCGACTGTCGATCTTGACGATGAATCCCTGGTGAAAAAAGCACAAAGCAGCCCGCAACTGGTCGGGCAAGACCTGGTCAGTCAGGTCATTCCCCAATCGGCGTGCGAATGGGAAGAAGGCCTGTCCGAACTCGCACAAAGTAGTTCCACGCACTCATTCGCCGGAAACACCATCGACACCCTGAAGGAGAATGAAGGCAATACCGGCTGTGACTATCACATTGTGGCCATTGATTACGGTATGAAATGGAATATCGCCCGACACCTCAAACAACTGGGATGCAAAGTCACGATCCTTCCCGGCAACTGTACCGCACAGGATGTCTTGGACTTGAATCCGGATGGCGTCTTCCTGTCAAACGGCCCCGGCGATCCGGAACCATTGACCTACGCCATCGAAACCATTCGTGGCCTTTTGGGAAAAGTTCCTATCTTCGGAATCTGCCTGGGACATCAGTTACTCGGTCTGGCCTGCGGCTGCAAAACATTCAAACTCAAATTCGGACATCGCGGTGCCAATCAGCCTGTTGTCAATCAAGACACCGGACAGGTTGAAATCACCTCACAGAACCATGGGTTTGCCATCGATCCTGATTCTATGCCTGACGAGGTCGAAGTCACTCACATTAACATGAACGACAATACGGTCGCAGGCTTGAGGCATAAAACTTATCCCGCGTTCAGCGTACAATATCACCCCGAAGCGTCAGCGGGCCCGCATGACAGCCATTACCTGTTTCAACAGTTCTTTGAGAGCATTAAACAGGCACAAGTTTCATCCTGA
- a CDS encoding ArsR/SmtB family transcription factor, producing the protein MATNLVDPPQERSTQRFPTLPDHLEKNLVKVFKLLSDETRLRIMLYLAQEEELFVTALCERLNQSQPAVSHHLALLRDAGLIEARRDGKHNFYSICREHFHSIMAELFNSFNDPDENIIRIDNFVLTQDVS; encoded by the coding sequence ATGGCCACAAATCTTGTGGATCCGCCCCAAGAGCGATCGACTCAGCGATTCCCAACGCTGCCAGATCATCTTGAAAAGAACTTAGTTAAAGTATTTAAGTTGCTGTCTGACGAGACACGACTTCGAATTATGCTCTACCTGGCCCAGGAAGAAGAATTATTCGTAACTGCTTTATGCGAAAGGCTGAATCAGAGTCAACCCGCTGTCAGCCACCACTTGGCATTACTGCGAGATGCCGGTCTGATTGAAGCACGTCGTGACGGAAAACACAATTTCTACTCGATTTGCCGTGAACATTTTCACTCGATCATGGCAGAATTGTTCAATAGTTTTAACGATCCCGATGAGAATATCATCCGCATTGACAATTTTGTACTGACACAAGATGTGAGCTAA
- a CDS encoding SDR family NAD(P)-dependent oxidoreductase, with translation MSVSSFCDLSGMKALVTGSSTGIGKAIALELADAGADVLIHYRNSKDAAQEVVEQIQQRGRKSAALSADLAHRENYSAFIDQAFGEWGALDLWINNAGVDLLTGAESKLDYDHKLEKLFEVDVRGTVLLSREVGLRMQQQGTGCLLNIGWDQSDRGMEGDSGELFAASKNAIMGFSRSLAVSLAPDVRVNCIAPGWIQTAWGETASEVWQERVRQETPMKCWGKPEDIAKMARFLCSREAAYITGQVINVNGGAVR, from the coding sequence GTGTCTGTATCTTCGTTCTGTGATCTTTCCGGCATGAAGGCTTTAGTGACCGGTTCTTCTACCGGAATTGGCAAAGCGATTGCTTTGGAGCTGGCCGACGCGGGCGCTGATGTTTTGATTCATTATCGGAATTCCAAAGACGCAGCGCAGGAAGTGGTGGAACAAATTCAGCAGCGCGGCAGAAAGTCGGCCGCCCTTTCTGCAGATCTGGCGCATCGAGAAAACTATTCTGCGTTCATCGATCAGGCGTTTGGAGAATGGGGGGCATTGGATCTGTGGATTAACAATGCGGGCGTTGATTTATTAACAGGTGCCGAGTCGAAGCTGGACTACGATCATAAGTTGGAAAAACTGTTCGAGGTTGATGTGCGGGGAACGGTGCTGTTGTCACGCGAAGTCGGTTTACGGATGCAGCAACAGGGGACTGGCTGCCTTTTGAATATCGGTTGGGATCAATCGGATCGGGGGATGGAAGGGGATAGCGGCGAATTGTTTGCGGCGAGCAAGAATGCGATTATGGGCTTCAGCCGTTCGCTGGCGGTTTCGCTGGCGCCGGACGTGCGCGTGAATTGCATTGCCCCCGGCTGGATTCAGACCGCCTGGGGGGAGACGGCCAGCGAGGTCTGGCAGGAACGGGTCAGGCAGGAAACCCCCATGAAATGCTGGGGGAAACCCGAAGACATCGCCAAGATGGCGCGTTTTCTCTGCAGCCGTGAAGCCGCTTATATTACCGGGCAGGTGATCAACGTGAATGGCGGCGCGGTGCGCTAA
- a CDS encoding PVC-type heme-binding CxxCH protein gives MTGLSSRKILSCTCLRISALLICLSVSISSAIQAAEIQTPRSLDDRLTIELFASEPDIVTVTGLTVDQQDRVYVVESHTHFRPENYKGPKTDRIRLLQDTTGDGRADRIQTFYEGSTETMNVAAHPDGWIYVATRSTIFRLRDKDNDGKADLRQNLVQLETTATYPHNGFSGFAFDFFNNIYFSMGENEGVDAELVGDFGNIYFTLGQNYGDDATLIGKGNVRIPALRGEGGIFCCRTNGSQLERIATGFWNPFHLCFDTNGRMFVGDNDPGNRPPCRLLTIVEGGDYGYRRRTLEPFIAVNAETPGTLPMTSSTGESPTGLIIYESDQLPADYRGDLLVASWGEHRIDRYHLTPDCASFKTTTQPVIAGKEHFRPAGIAVGPDGSLYVGDWADRSYPLHGKGRVWKIRAVNRRQTSSNVSLTSKDWQKRDAAARKLLAQGDTGITKLKAALKNSDPRVRAVALNALVSAKKMTPDLVTLVLKDKQSGLREQAVTSLPAKLVDFQEVAAHDDSPAVQAAALRRITDKSALPLLFERLKSTDLFMQQAARQGLRNTFTDAELQQTFSNSEPSVRLAVILLLKESTSPPALPLLKQALKDENPQVRFVAVEWIGRDQLKAFRETLISDLARNATTPELLKAYLASIAQLDGVMKDWTRGTTGDWWVAKSNAQQQAARLLDLPETSLEVLRQILLFLPAKHPALNENKLTELLKSTDPGLQTEAVRTLRELKTKSVREKLLQLALNANADPNLRAEAVINLDSSRLENIAPLIQLAQDKNATVNREALRTLTGASLKESQQSRLKQMATAKVEKAALIERVLTQQVTQKKPSKDQLSEWMHALAGPADPLAGQRLFFHPQGPGCFRCHQIDGRGQQVGPGLLRTNGRIALNREQLVEAIINPSKDIDPGFLPLTIVTIDGKTASGIYHKHNNKERSIYDSNGKIISFKISDIEEMIPSKTSIMPNGLIDRMTLQEFRDLIAYLLPEPKQKKSPTDANR, from the coding sequence ATGACCGGTCTCTCATCCCGGAAGATTCTCTCATGTACCTGCCTGAGAATCTCAGCACTGCTGATCTGTCTGTCAGTTTCTATTTCGTCTGCAATCCAGGCGGCAGAGATTCAGACTCCCCGTTCGCTTGATGACCGCCTGACAATCGAACTGTTTGCTTCCGAGCCCGATATCGTGACCGTCACCGGCCTGACCGTCGATCAACAAGACCGGGTTTATGTCGTGGAAAGCCACACTCACTTTCGCCCGGAAAATTACAAAGGCCCGAAAACAGACCGGATTCGTCTGCTGCAAGACACCACCGGCGACGGTCGTGCTGACCGCATTCAGACCTTCTACGAAGGTTCCACCGAAACCATGAATGTCGCCGCTCACCCCGATGGCTGGATTTATGTCGCCACCCGCAGCACCATCTTTCGACTACGAGATAAAGACAACGATGGCAAAGCCGATCTCCGCCAAAACCTGGTTCAGCTGGAAACCACAGCCACCTATCCCCATAACGGCTTCTCCGGCTTCGCCTTTGATTTCTTCAACAATATCTATTTCAGTATGGGAGAAAATGAAGGCGTCGATGCCGAGCTGGTTGGCGATTTCGGAAACATCTATTTCACACTCGGCCAAAACTACGGCGACGATGCAACTCTCATCGGTAAAGGAAATGTACGCATCCCTGCACTTCGCGGCGAAGGGGGCATCTTTTGCTGCCGTACGAATGGCAGCCAGCTTGAGCGCATCGCCACCGGTTTCTGGAATCCATTCCACCTCTGCTTTGATACCAACGGCCGCATGTTTGTCGGCGACAATGATCCCGGCAACCGTCCTCCCTGTCGCCTGCTCACCATCGTCGAAGGCGGCGACTATGGATATCGTCGTCGCACACTCGAACCCTTCATCGCCGTCAACGCAGAAACACCGGGCACGCTCCCTATGACCTCGTCGACAGGCGAATCGCCGACCGGTTTAATTATTTATGAATCAGACCAGCTTCCCGCCGACTATCGTGGTGATCTACTGGTTGCCAGTTGGGGAGAGCACCGCATCGACCGTTACCACCTGACTCCCGACTGTGCCTCATTCAAAACCACCACACAGCCCGTCATTGCCGGTAAAGAACATTTTCGCCCCGCAGGCATCGCCGTTGGCCCGGACGGCAGCCTGTATGTCGGTGACTGGGCGGACCGTTCCTACCCACTACATGGAAAAGGCCGCGTCTGGAAAATTCGCGCCGTGAATCGGCGGCAAACTTCTTCAAACGTTTCTCTCACATCCAAAGACTGGCAGAAACGCGATGCGGCTGCTCGCAAGTTACTGGCACAGGGAGATACAGGAATTACAAAACTGAAAGCGGCCCTTAAGAATTCTGACCCGCGGGTCAGAGCCGTCGCCTTGAATGCCTTGGTCAGTGCGAAAAAGATGACGCCAGATCTGGTTACTTTAGTTCTGAAAGACAAACAGTCCGGACTCCGCGAACAGGCCGTGACCAGTCTCCCCGCCAAACTGGTTGATTTCCAGGAAGTCGCCGCCCACGATGATTCTCCTGCCGTCCAGGCGGCCGCACTACGACGCATCACAGACAAATCAGCCTTGCCACTCTTATTCGAACGTCTGAAAAGCACAGATCTGTTCATGCAGCAGGCGGCACGACAGGGACTCAGAAATACATTCACCGACGCGGAATTGCAGCAGACCTTTTCAAACAGTGAACCCTCCGTCCGACTGGCCGTAATTCTGCTGTTAAAAGAAAGCACATCACCGCCGGCGCTACCGCTATTAAAACAGGCCTTAAAAGATGAAAATCCCCAGGTGCGGTTTGTCGCCGTCGAATGGATTGGCCGCGATCAACTCAAAGCATTTCGCGAAACACTGATTTCGGATCTCGCCAGGAATGCCACCACGCCCGAACTGTTGAAAGCCTATCTGGCATCCATCGCTCAATTAGATGGGGTCATGAAAGACTGGACGCGAGGTACTACGGGTGACTGGTGGGTCGCCAAATCCAACGCCCAGCAGCAAGCCGCTCGTTTACTCGATCTGCCTGAGACATCACTGGAAGTACTGAGACAGATTCTGTTGTTTCTCCCCGCGAAACATCCAGCCTTGAACGAAAACAAACTGACCGAACTTTTAAAGTCAACTGATCCCGGACTCCAGACGGAAGCCGTTCGTACCTTACGTGAACTCAAAACCAAATCGGTTCGCGAGAAACTGCTGCAACTGGCCTTGAATGCAAACGCCGATCCCAATCTACGCGCAGAAGCCGTCATCAACCTTGATTCTTCTCGGCTGGAAAATATCGCTCCTCTCATACAACTGGCACAAGACAAAAACGCAACCGTCAACAGAGAAGCGCTACGCACATTAACCGGAGCTTCTCTGAAAGAATCGCAACAGAGCAGACTAAAACAAATGGCGACCGCAAAGGTTGAGAAAGCGGCGCTCATTGAGAGAGTTTTGACGCAACAGGTCACTCAGAAAAAGCCGTCAAAGGATCAATTATCCGAGTGGATGCACGCGTTAGCAGGCCCCGCCGATCCCCTGGCAGGCCAGCGGCTCTTCTTCCATCCGCAAGGTCCCGGCTGTTTTCGCTGCCACCAGATTGACGGCAGAGGCCAGCAGGTCGGCCCCGGTTTACTTCGCACTAACGGCCGGATCGCGCTCAACCGCGAACAACTGGTGGAAGCCATCATCAATCCCAGCAAGGACATTGATCCCGGCTTTCTACCGCTGACAATCGTGACCATCGATGGCAAGACCGCGTCCGGCATTTACCATAAACACAATAACAAAGAACGTTCGATCTATGACTCGAACGGCAAAATCATCTCATTTAAAATCAGTGACATTGAAGAAATGATTCCGTCCAAAACGTCGATCATGCCCAACGGTCTGATTGATCGGATGACGCTACAGGAATTCCGTGACCTGATCGCCTACCTGTTGCCCGAACCCAAACAAAAAAAGAGTCCGACTGATGCCAACCGGTAA
- a CDS encoding alpha/beta hydrolase: MNSISRQALILFSLIGLLGQSFGTTVEAADKKRSNKGKAWKRLKGADFEVYKTTDQGDLHLNIFKPKDWKAGDSRPAIVFFFGGGWTGGSPSQFEPHCKHLASKGMVACAAEYRIKSKHKTTPFECVADGKSAVRWIRQHAAELGIDPNRIVAGGGSAGGHVAACTGTVVGFEERNENKEISSAPNAMALFNPVVDTTETGWKGGPRQLGERCKEISPIHFIRKDLPPTIIFHGTADTTVLFENVERFTRQMKENGNRCELFAYKDQGHGFFNLSKNKVNYDSTIEKLDAFLTSLGYLNQK; this comes from the coding sequence ATGAATTCAATCTCCCGGCAAGCACTTATACTTTTCTCTTTAATTGGTCTTCTAGGACAGTCATTTGGAACAACTGTCGAGGCAGCTGATAAAAAACGTTCCAACAAAGGCAAAGCCTGGAAACGACTCAAAGGCGCGGACTTTGAAGTTTATAAAACGACAGATCAAGGCGATCTGCATCTTAACATTTTTAAACCCAAAGACTGGAAAGCCGGAGATTCCCGCCCTGCCATCGTTTTCTTCTTTGGTGGTGGCTGGACCGGCGGTAGCCCCAGCCAGTTTGAACCGCACTGCAAACATCTGGCATCCAAAGGCATGGTCGCCTGCGCTGCCGAATATCGCATCAAATCCAAACACAAGACCACCCCGTTCGAATGTGTCGCCGACGGGAAATCAGCCGTCCGCTGGATTCGCCAGCACGCGGCCGAACTGGGCATTGATCCCAACCGTATCGTGGCAGGCGGCGGATCGGCGGGAGGTCACGTTGCTGCCTGCACTGGTACCGTTGTCGGCTTTGAAGAACGAAACGAAAACAAAGAAATCTCCTCCGCCCCCAATGCAATGGCGCTCTTTAATCCGGTCGTCGATACCACCGAAACCGGCTGGAAAGGGGGACCAAGACAACTCGGCGAACGTTGTAAAGAGATTTCCCCCATCCATTTCATCCGCAAGGACCTACCTCCCACCATCATTTTTCACGGCACGGCTGACACCACCGTACTCTTTGAAAATGTGGAACGGTTTACCAGGCAGATGAAAGAAAACGGGAATCGCTGTGAACTCTTCGCGTATAAAGATCAGGGACACGGCTTTTTCAATCTGAGTAAAAACAAAGTGAACTACGACTCCACGATCGAAAAGCTGGACGCGTTCCTGACTTCCCTGGGATATCTGAATCAGAAATAG
- a CDS encoding sialate O-acetylesterase, translating to MKIKLILSVALFMGLFAVSSSAHADKKTTKLPEKENFHIYLLIGQSNMAGRGVVDPAANKPHPRVLKLDKKGNWVPATDPLHFDKPKIAGVGPGSGFGPAIADVSPDVTIGLIPAAVGGTPLSRWVKGGDLYERAVKWAKKNQKKGVIKGAIWHQGEGDSSNPELYNSYQKRLSGMIVDLRTDLNEPDMPFVMGELGEFFTRPGASTVNEALHGIAKSVPGTGVASSKGLKAKSDQVHFNAAAEKEFGKRYAEQMLKLQKQTAGKE from the coding sequence ATGAAAATTAAATTGATTCTGAGTGTGGCCCTGTTCATGGGGTTGTTTGCTGTTTCGAGTTCTGCTCATGCGGACAAAAAAACAACGAAACTGCCGGAGAAAGAAAACTTTCATATCTATCTGCTTATCGGGCAGTCGAATATGGCAGGGCGCGGTGTTGTTGATCCCGCTGCGAATAAGCCGCATCCCCGAGTTTTGAAGCTGGATAAAAAAGGGAACTGGGTTCCCGCGACCGACCCGCTGCATTTTGACAAGCCAAAGATTGCCGGCGTGGGGCCAGGGTCGGGGTTTGGTCCTGCAATTGCGGACGTCTCCCCGGATGTCACGATTGGATTGATCCCGGCAGCAGTCGGGGGCACGCCACTCAGCCGCTGGGTTAAGGGAGGAGATTTGTATGAGCGTGCTGTGAAATGGGCGAAAAAGAACCAGAAGAAAGGCGTGATTAAAGGGGCGATCTGGCACCAGGGGGAAGGTGACTCTTCCAATCCGGAATTGTATAACAGCTATCAGAAACGGTTGTCCGGCATGATTGTCGATTTGCGAACCGATTTGAACGAGCCCGATATGCCGTTTGTGATGGGCGAGCTGGGAGAATTTTTCACGCGTCCCGGAGCAAGTACAGTGAACGAGGCATTGCACGGGATTGCGAAGTCGGTACCTGGGACCGGGGTGGCGTCATCCAAAGGGCTGAAGGCAAAAAGTGATCAGGTTCACTTCAACGCGGCAGCGGAAAAAGAATTCGGCAAACGTTACGCAGAGCAGATGTTGAAACTGCAAAAGCAGACTGCCGGGAAAGAGTGA
- a CDS encoding DUF1501 domain-containing protein: protein MNPIQEHLSQITRRHFFKTGGLGLGTAALASLESQYNQAQAAPAEMKATGGLPGVPHFAPKAKRAIYLFMAGSPSQLDTFDYKPSLDKLFDKDLPEEVRKGQRLTTMTSGQSRFPLAPSKFKFTKHDNGGEGAWISELLPHTAGIVKDISIVRSIWTEAINHDPAITYICTGNQLPGRPSLGSWLSYGLGSMNENLPSFVVLTSTWSGRQQAQALYNRLWGSGFLASKYSGVSLRSKGDPVLFLSNPPGVSAKLRRRMLDTLAEMNQNEFNAIGDPEIQTRISQYEMAFRMQTSVPELTDISKETKATLDMYGPDVHKPGTFAYHCLLARRMAERGVRFSQIFHRGWDQHANIAGDLPKQCKDIDQPAAALVKDLKQRGMLDDTLVIWGGEFGRTVYCQGKLTRENYGRDHHPRCFSIWMSGGGIKPGLVHGTTDDFSYNIVDKPVHIHEFNATILKCLGIDHKKLSYKFQGLDQRLTGVEDHHPVEEILA from the coding sequence ATGAATCCCATTCAGGAACATCTCTCGCAAATCACCCGACGCCACTTTTTCAAGACCGGCGGATTAGGATTGGGTACCGCTGCACTCGCCTCACTGGAATCACAATACAATCAGGCTCAGGCTGCACCCGCGGAAATGAAAGCGACCGGCGGATTGCCGGGAGTCCCGCACTTTGCCCCCAAAGCAAAACGCGCCATCTATCTGTTTATGGCAGGCTCTCCTTCCCAGCTGGATACATTCGACTATAAGCCGTCTCTCGATAAACTGTTCGATAAAGATCTGCCGGAAGAAGTTCGCAAAGGCCAGCGTTTGACCACAATGACGTCCGGTCAGTCTCGCTTCCCTCTAGCACCGTCCAAATTCAAATTCACTAAACATGATAACGGCGGCGAAGGGGCCTGGATCAGCGAGCTTCTGCCACACACGGCCGGAATCGTCAAAGACATCTCGATTGTCCGCTCAATCTGGACTGAAGCCATCAATCATGACCCCGCGATTACCTACATCTGTACCGGAAACCAGCTCCCCGGTCGTCCCAGCCTGGGCTCCTGGCTGAGTTATGGCCTGGGCTCCATGAACGAAAATCTTCCTTCATTCGTTGTTTTAACTTCAACCTGGTCTGGTCGGCAGCAGGCGCAGGCACTTTATAACCGCCTGTGGGGCAGCGGATTCCTGGCCAGTAAATATTCCGGCGTCTCGCTCCGATCGAAAGGCGATCCGGTTCTGTTTCTCTCCAACCCTCCCGGCGTTTCTGCAAAACTGCGACGACGCATGCTGGATACGCTGGCAGAAATGAACCAGAACGAATTCAACGCTATCGGCGATCCTGAAATTCAAACACGGATTTCGCAATATGAAATGGCATTCCGCATGCAGACGTCAGTTCCCGAATTAACCGACATCTCCAAAGAAACCAAAGCCACACTCGACATGTATGGCCCCGATGTGCATAAGCCGGGAACCTTCGCGTATCACTGTCTGCTGGCTCGTCGCATGGCAGAACGCGGAGTGCGATTCTCGCAAATCTTCCACCGCGGCTGGGATCAACACGCCAACATCGCCGGCGATTTACCCAAGCAATGTAAAGACATCGACCAGCCCGCTGCCGCTTTGGTCAAAGACCTGAAGCAACGTGGCATGCTGGATGACACACTGGTCATCTGGGGCGGAGAGTTCGGCCGCACCGTTTACTGCCAGGGAAAACTGACGCGTGAAAATTACGGACGCGACCATCACCCGCGCTGCTTCAGCATTTGGATGTCAGGCGGCGGCATCAAACCCGGACTCGTACATGGCACCACCGACGATTTCAGTTACAACATTGTTGACAAACCCGTGCATATCCACGAATTCAACGCCACCATCCTGAAGTGTCTGGGAATTGATCACAAAAAACTCAGCTACAAATTCCAGGGACTCGATCAACGCCTGACCGGCGTCGAAGATCATCACCCCGTCGAGGAAATTCTCGCGTAA